One Anoplopoma fimbria isolate UVic2021 breed Golden Eagle Sablefish chromosome 21, Afim_UVic_2022, whole genome shotgun sequence DNA segment encodes these proteins:
- the scrib gene encoding LOW QUALITY PROTEIN: protein scribble homolog (The sequence of the model RefSeq protein was modified relative to this genomic sequence to represent the inferred CDS: inserted 1 base in 1 codon) produces MLKCIPLWRCNRHVESVDKRHCNLQTVPDEVFRYSRSLEELLLDNNQLKELPKPFFRLLNLRKLGLSDNEIQRLPPEVANFMQLVELDISRNDISEIPESIKFCRALEIADFSGNPLSRLPDGFTQLRALAHLALNDVSLQTLPNDIGNLANLVTLELRENLLKSLPASLSFLVKLEQLDLGSNELEVLPDTLGALPNLRELWLDRNQLSSLPPELGNLRRLVCLDVSENRLEELPSELNGLLALTDLLLTQNLLDVVPDSIGCLKQLSILKVDQNRLTNLTDSIGECENLTELVLTENLLQSLPRSLGKLKKLTNLNVDRNRLGGVPKELGGCASLNVLSLRDNHLAKLPAELADATELHVLDVAGNRLQNLPFALTNLNLKAMWLAENQSQPMLKFQTEDDEQTGEKVLTCYLLPQQPSPSLENLLQNSVDDSWTDSNLNRVSVIQFQEETKAEDEDDEAAAERRGLQRRATPHPSELKVMKKVIEERRNEAYTSRAEGEEESPDQQVHRLSDLSNQSHDSQVSNSTLSATSHEDRLNRTAASQREDLVDGHYHQDEYELDEMEVEYIEPSVHFAEEPIIRGLEEDDGEDGERSEEEERPPISAEKQRLIRKDTPHYKKHFKINKLPKPEAVAALLQGFSPDSLNSPTQAAEDEQDEEEEQSLCILQHHNRMEELEDSRLQVNSSQVKGVSFDQVNNLLIEPARIEEEEHNLTIMRQTGGLGISIAGGKGSTPYKGDDEGIFISRVSEEGPAARAGVKVGDKLLEVNGVDLHEAEHHTAVEALRSSGATVSMSVLRERMVEPENAITTTPLRPEDDYFPRERRCSGIAFNMEATPSVPHQRFSTCLIRNDKGLGFSIAGGKGSTPFRTADTAIYISRIAEGGAAHRDSTLHVGDRVISINGVDMTEARHDQAVALLTGTSPTISLLVERDPNAPGGSPGQSRARAHSPPPPEPSDSPDQEEDGLNLHGNNLSRMEDEYPIEEVTLLKSGGPLGLSIVGGSDHASHPFGINEPGVFISKVIPHGLACESGLRVGDRILEVNAIDLRHATHQEAVRALLANKQEIRMLVRRDPSPPGMQEIVIQKQPGEKLGISIRGGAKGHAGNPFDPTDEGIFISKVSSSGAAARDSRLQVGMRILEVNNHSLLGMTHTEAVRVLRAVGDSLVMLMCDGFDPQKVAAVEASPGIIANPFASGIVRKNSMESISSIDRDLSPEEMEIMQKESEMVRETSQWEREEMEKVERMRLEREEATRLLEEETENIGTGPLKLDYKTLAALPTTSLQKLNRAPPSDFTRTESPIREAPYSPTIQPANLHYTSTPTANNDHTSSSTRPGAIQPVGRVRQSPXPATPEGHSPNPFQHGPSPFDSQTSDLYGVRNNNFSPKQPSPEPELNNEVFDDDIDGQWGAGKGLTSKVSPLPPLSPDRQDYVNLAAVPRLSRPSWDLQTPSPGGKSSPEQRSFRDRQKYFEIDVKQQTPEKPKPRVSLVGEDDLKKMREEEERKFEQRAREYLLDEDEEDDEEDMAKQVAQMKATGKVLLDGVEYNVEPISSPSPHCATPPSYNVTPPSYNVTPPSYCGSSGPSSVDGKGESQRNSLEDSFRLEQRPNSMTGLIPSYTGDSAAPIRTAKAERRHQERLRMQSPELAVSPDKDLSPAEKRALEAEKRAMWRAARMKSLEQDALKAQMVIAKSRDGKKRGTMDQLTESPSPAPTPSPTPMEELSPRGVTSPGRLSLSSKKFDYRQFAAIPSSKPVYDIQTPEAVEDLQFIDDGSSNPVPAASPEVEVSTQLPATSALEEMALYSNKRKLRQGRRSLETAVPT; encoded by the exons ACATTTCTGAGATCCCCGAGAGCATTAAGTTTTGCAGGGCCCTGGAGATCGCTGACTTCAGTGGAAACCCCTTGTCCAG ATTGCCGGATGGTTTCACTCAACTCCGAGCGCTGGCTCACTTGGCACTCAACGACGTGTCACTGCAGACTTTGCCCAACGACATTGGAAA CCTGGCCAACCTGGTGACGTTGGAGCTCAGGGAGAACCTGCTGAAGTCTCTGCCAGC GTCGCTCTCTTTCCTGGTGAAACTGGAACAGCTGGACCTGGGCAGCAATGAACTGGAAGTTTTG CCGGACACCCTCGGTGCTCTCCCCAACCTGAGGGAGCTATGGCTGGACCGTAACCAGTTGTCCTCATTACCACCA GAGCTGGGGAACCTCCGGAGACTGGTGTGTCTGGATGTGTCTGAGAATCGTCTGGAGGAGCTTCCCTCAGAGCTTAACGGCCTCCTGGCTCTCACCGACCTGCTGCTCACACAGAACCTGCTGGATGTCGTCCCAGACAGCATAG GCTGTCTGAAACAGCTGTCCATCTTGAAGGTGGACCAGAATAGACTGACTAACCTGACTGATTCAATAGGCGAGTGTGAAAACCTCACAGAACTCGTCTTGACAGAGAACCTTTTACAG TCACTTCCTCGCTCGCTGGGCAAGCTGAAGAAGCTGACCAACCTGAATGTAGACCGCAACCGTTTGGGCGGCGTGCCCAAAGAGCTGGGCGGCTGTGCCAGCCTCAACGTTCTCTCGCTGAGAGACAATCACCTGGCCAAACTGCCTGCTGAGCTTGCAGATGCCACCGAGCTGCATGTGCTGGATGTAGCCGGAAACAG ATTACAAAACCTGCCTTTTGCCCTCACAAACCTCAACCTGAAGGCCATGTGGCTCGCAGAGAACCAGTCACAGCCGATGCTCAAGTTCCAGACGGAGGATGATGAGCAAACAGGAGAGAAGGTGCTGACCTGCTATTTACTCCCCCAGCAGCCTTCGCCAAGTCTAG AGAACTTGCTGCAGAACAGTGTGGATGACAGCTGGACGGACAGCAACCTGAACCGAGTGTCAGTCATTCAGTTCCAGGAAGAGACCAAggctgaggatgaagatgatgaggcCGCTGCAGAACGCAGA ggCCTTCAGCGCAGAGCCACACCACACCCTAGTGAGCTGAAGGTCATGAAGAAAGTGattgaggagaggaggaatgaaGCTTACACGTCCAGAgctgaaggagaggaagagtccCCCGATCAACAGGTACATC GGCTCAGTGACCTCTCCAATCAGAGCCACGACTCCCAGGTGTCCAATAGCACGCTGTCGGCCACTTCCCATGAGGACAGACTAAACAGGACTGCAGCCTCGCAGAGGGAGGACCTAGTAGACGGCCACTACCATCAGGATGAGTACGAGCTGGATGAGATGGAGGTGGAATACATTGAG CCGTCTGTGCACTTTGCAGAGGAGCCCATCATCCGCGGTTTGGAAGAGGACGACGGGGAGGACGGTGAGAGgagtgaagaggaagagaggccGCCTATTTCCGCAGAGAAGCAGCGTCTGATCAGAAAGGACACGCCGCACTACAAGAAGCACTTCAAGATCAACAAGCTGCCCAAACCCGAGGCGGtggctgctctgctgcaggGCTTCAGTCCTGACAGCCTCAACTCTCCGACACAGGCTGCTGAGGACGagcaggacgaggaggaagagcaaaGTTTATGCATCCTTCAGCATCATAACAGAATGGAGGAGCTCGAAGACAGCCGGCTGCAGGTCAACTCCAGTCAAGTAAAG GGGGTGTCATTTGATCAAGTCAATAATCTGCTGATTGAACCTGCTCGAattgaggaggaagag CACAACCTGACCATCATGCGACAAACTGGCGGCCTGGGAATCAGCATTGCTGGAGGGAAAGGATCCACACCGTACAAGGGGGATGATGAG ggaATCTTCATCTCCAGAGTATCTGAAGAGGGTCCTGCAGCCAGAGCGGGTGTTAAAGTGGGAGACAAACTCCTAGAG gtGAATGGAGTGGACCTCCACGAAGCAGAGCATCACACGGCGGTTGAAGCTCTCCGCAGCTCCGGTGCTACAGTATCCATGTCCGTGCTGCGGGAGCGAATGGTGGAGCCAGAGAACGCCATCACGACCACGCCGCTGAGGCCGGAGGACGACTACTTCCCACGGGAGAGACGGTGCAGCGGCATCGCCTTCAACATGGAGGCGACTCCCAGCGTGCCTCACCAGCGGTTCTCCACCTGCCTGATCCGAAACGACAAGGGGCTCGGATTCAGCATCGCCGGGGGAAAGGGCTCCACGCCCTTCCGCACGGCAGACACG GCGATCTACATCTCTCGGATTGCAGAAGGGGGAGCAGCACACAGAGACAGCACACTGCATGTCGGCGACAGGGTGATCTCT ATCAATGGTGTAGACATGACAGAGGCCAGGCATGACCAGGCAGTAGCGCTCCTTACCGGCACCTCCCCCACCATCTCCCTCCTGGTGGAGCGAGACCCGAACGCACCAGGGGGCTCTCCGGGTCAGTCCCGGGCACGAGCccactcccctcctcccccagagCCCTCAGATTCACCGGACCAGGAGGAGGACGGCCTCAACCTTCATGGGAACAACCTGAGTCGGATGGAGGACGAGTATCCCATCGAG GAAGTAACCCTGCTGAAGTCAGGTGGCCCTCTAGGCCTGAGCATCGTGGGAGGCAGTGACCACGCCAGTCACCCGTTCGGCATCAATGAACCCGGGGTGTTCATCTCAAAG GTGATTCCTCACGGTCTGGCGTGTGAAAGTGGACTTCGTGTCGGGGACAGAATTTTAGAAGTGAACGCCATCGACCTGCGTCACGCCACCCACCAGGAAGCTGTGCGAGCGCTGCTGGCCAACAAGCAGGAGATCCGTATGTTAGTGCGGCGGGACCCTTCACCGCCTGGGATGCAG GAAATTGTGATCCAGAAGCAGCCGGGGGAGAAGCTTGGCATTAGTATTCGTGGAGGGGCCAAAGGTCATGCAGGAAACCCCTTTGACCCCACAGATGAGGGCATCTTCATCTCTAAG GTGAGTTCGAGCGGTGCAGCAGCAAGAGACAGCCGACTGCAGGTTGGCATGCGTATCCTGGAGGTGAACAACCACAGCCTGCTGGGGATGACGCACACAGAGGCAGTGCGGGTGCTTCGAGCCGTGGGAGACTCTCTGGTCATGTTGATGTGTGACGGCTTCGACCCACAGAAAGTGGCCGCTGTAGAG GCGTCTCCCGGCATCATTGCCAACCCATTTGCTTCAGGCATCGTGCGTAAGAACAGTATGGAAAGCATCTCTTCTATAGACCGAGACCTGAGCCCAGAGGAGATGGAAATCATGCAGAAG GAGTCTGAGATGGTGAGAGAGACGTCGCAGTGGGAAcgagaagagatggagaaagtg GAGCGTATGCGTTTGGAGCGTGAGGAGGCAACTCGCCTGCTAGAAGAGGAGACTGAG AACATTGGAACTGGACCTCTAAAACTTGACTATAAAACCCTGGCGGCTCTGCCCACCACCAGTCTGCAGAAGCTCAACAGG GCACCTCCTTCTGATTTCACGAGGACTGAGAGTCCGATCAGAGAGGCCCCCTACTCCCCCACCATCCAACCG gCTAACCTTCATTACACTTCCACTCCTACTGCCAACAATGACCACACTTCATCATCA ACTCGACCGGGTGCCATCCAACCAGTCGGGCGCGTGCGGCAGAGCC TCCCCGCCACTCCGGAAGGCCACAGTCCTAACCCCTTCCAGCATGGCCCCTCCCCCTTCGACTCCCAGACCTCT GACCTGTATGGTGTGAGGAACAATAATTTCAGCCCGAAGCAGCCTTCTCCAGAG CCTGAGTTGAACAACGAGGTGTTTGACGATGACATAGACGGTCAGTGGGGAGCCGGTAAGGGTCTGACCAGCAAGGTCTCCCCCCTGCCCCCCCTCTCACCTGACCGTCAGGATTACGTGAACCTGGCAGCAGTGCCTCGCCTCTCCAGGCCCTCCTGGGACCTGCAG ACTCCCTCTCCTGGTGGAAAGAGCAGCCCAGAGCAGCGCTCCTTCAGGGACCGACAGAAGTACTTTGAGATCGACGTGAAGCAGCAGACGCCGGAGAAACCCAAACCTCGAGTGTCTCTTGTTGGAGAAGACGACCTCAAGAAAATGAGGGAAGAAGAAG AGAGGAAGTTTGAGCAGCGAGCGCGGGAGTACCTGCTggatgaggacgaggaggacgatGAAGAGGACATGGCTAAGCAGGTGGCACAGATGAAGGCAACTGGTAAAGTGTTACTGGACGGAGTGGAGTACAACGTAGAGCCAATATCCTCCCCGTCGCCGCACTGCGCCACGCCACCGAGCTACAACGTCACGCCACCGAGCTACAACGTCACGCCACCGAGCTACTGCGGCAGCTCAGG gcCGTCCTCTGTTGACGGAAAGGGAGAGTCCCAGAGGAATTCACTGGAGGACAGCTTCAGGCTGGAGCAGAGGCCCAACTCCATGACCGG TCTGATCCCATCGTACACCGGGGACTCGGCGGCTCCCATCCGCACGGCCAAAGCAGAGCGCCGGCATCAAGAGAGACTCCGTATGCAGAGCCCCGAGCTGGCTGTGTCCCCCGACAAGGACCTGTCCCCCGCTGAGAAACGAGCTCTGGAGGCCGAGAagagagccatgtggagggcAGCACG AATGAAGTCTCTCGAGCAAGACGCACTGAAAGCACAGATGGTCATCGCCAAGTCTCGTGACGGAAAGAAGCGCGGCACAATGGACCAGCTGACGGAGTCGCCGTCGCCCGCCCCCACACCCTCTCCCACGCCTATGGAAG AGCTCAGTCCTCGAGGAGTAACCTCTCCAGGACGGCTG TCCCTGTCGTCAAAGAAGTTTGACTACCGACAGTTTGCTGCCATTCCTTCTTCCAAACCCGTATACGACATCCAG ACCCCTGAGGCAGTTGAGGACCTGCAGTTCATTGACGACGGCTCCAGCAACCCAG tgcCCGCTGCAAGCCCCGAGGTCGAGGTGTCCACCCAACTGCCTGCCACCTCAGCTCTGGAGGAGATGGCCCTGTACAGCAACAAGCGCAAACTGAGGCAGGGCCGCCGCAGCCTGGAGACCGCCGTGCCCACGTAA